Proteins from a single region of Polycladomyces zharkentensis:
- a CDS encoding SDH family Clp fold serine proteinase encodes MWWFWVILLIWTLFPVWQQYWINSQRIRVIRQMERQRGTRVITLIHRQETIRFLGIPLRNYISVEDSEQLLRAIRLTPDSMPIDLILHTPGGLVLASEQIARALNHHPAKVTVFVPHYAMSGGTMIALAADEIVIDENAVLGPIDPQIGQYPAASLIEVVAQKPIEKVKDNTLVLVDIARKALKQVETFLTELLKDKMDLAKAQELAHVLSSGLWTHDYPITIEKLKGFDLPIQVGLPREVYTLMELYPQPSQRRPSVQYIPMPYESSGDTNGRS; translated from the coding sequence ATGTGGTGGTTCTGGGTTATCCTCTTGATATGGACACTCTTTCCTGTATGGCAACAATATTGGATCAATTCTCAACGCATACGGGTAATCCGGCAAATGGAGCGTCAACGGGGAACACGAGTGATCACGTTGATTCATCGTCAAGAGACAATTAGATTTCTCGGGATTCCGCTCAGGAATTATATCTCGGTGGAGGACTCTGAACAACTTCTTCGTGCCATTCGTTTAACTCCCGACTCAATGCCAATTGATCTCATCTTACATACACCGGGCGGGCTTGTTTTGGCATCGGAACAAATCGCACGTGCACTAAACCACCATCCGGCCAAAGTCACGGTATTCGTTCCACACTATGCGATGTCTGGTGGAACCATGATAGCACTCGCGGCCGATGAAATCGTTATCGATGAAAATGCGGTCTTGGGGCCTATTGATCCACAGATCGGACAGTACCCGGCTGCGTCACTTATCGAAGTGGTGGCACAGAAACCCATTGAAAAAGTGAAAGATAATACCTTGGTATTGGTTGATATCGCACGAAAAGCGCTCAAACAAGTAGAAACCTTTTTGACGGAGCTCCTTAAGGACAAGATGGATTTGGCTAAAGCGCAGGAATTAGCCCATGTTTTGTCCTCTGGACTCTGGACACATGATTATCCAATCACTATAGAGAAACTCAAAGGGTTCGACCTCCCAATTCAAGTTGGCCTTCCTCGGGAGGTATACACATTAATGGAATTGTATCCACAACCTTCGCAGAGGAGGCCTAGTGTACAATACATCCCAATGCCGTATGAGAGTAGCGGTGATACAAACGGCCGATCCTAA
- a CDS encoding WGxxGxxG family protein, translating to MQKFFALFVTTVMLTAFAFQVPHVSAEMAGQVVQVNDNNNRGMMNNIQRTATGTQDNDFDWGWIGLAGLLGLLGLRGRDRDNRGR from the coding sequence ATGCAAAAGTTCTTTGCATTGTTTGTGACCACCGTAATGCTGACCGCATTCGCTTTTCAGGTTCCTCATGTTTCGGCGGAAATGGCTGGTCAAGTTGTTCAAGTGAATGACAACAATAACCGGGGTATGATGAACAACATCCAGCGGACTGCCACAGGTACCCAAGATAACGATTTTGACTGGGGATGGATTGGATTAGCCGGTCTGTTAGGACTCTTGGGCCTGCGCGGTCGCGATCGCGATAACCGAGGGCGATAA
- a CDS encoding DUF3231 family protein, with amino-acid sequence MGILSGDQQKEPMHYGEVFSVWSFAQAAQGFFAGYQTYLNHAGDQDLRTFLQDTIRNVIQPEIEQTTQLLKENGVSLPPAPPERPKANLEDIPPGARFNDPEIAAALSMDYAAGLVACSQAMGQCTREDIAAMFGAFHMKKAQYAGQLLKMNKDKGWLVLPPLQVKQTEPV; translated from the coding sequence ATGGGGATTTTAAGTGGTGATCAACAGAAGGAGCCCATGCACTACGGTGAAGTCTTCAGTGTATGGAGTTTTGCACAAGCTGCACAAGGTTTTTTTGCGGGATACCAAACCTACTTAAACCATGCTGGTGATCAAGATCTCCGGACCTTTCTGCAAGATACCATTCGAAACGTCATCCAACCGGAAATCGAACAAACCACCCAACTGTTGAAGGAAAACGGGGTGTCCCTCCCTCCGGCTCCACCTGAACGACCAAAGGCAAATTTGGAGGACATCCCTCCTGGAGCCCGGTTCAATGATCCTGAAATCGCCGCCGCCCTGTCCATGGACTACGCCGCAGGATTGGTTGCTTGCAGTCAAGCCATGGGGCAATGCACCCGGGAAGACATCGCAGCCATGTTTGGTGCTTTTCACATGAAGAAAGCCCAGTATGCTGGCCAACTCTTAAAGATGAACAAAGATAAAGGGTGGCTCGTTTTGCCCCCACTCCAAGTGAAGCAAACAGAACCAGTCTGA
- a CDS encoding cytochrome d ubiquinol oxidase subunit II, whose amino-acid sequence MVQPIEPSIAILTVWVVLYIYSLAGSIDFGASFWAMVHANQHTQAGKIANRFLSPTWEVTNTILVLLVVMTVGFFPKAAYMLGTVLIVPVSIIMLLISIRSAFMVFAFSVERYRKALQVVSGLTALFIPALLISALPVTQGGFVQMIHGQEELLFGKWLTSPSVYLYILFGLSSELFLSSLFLADYARESGDDSAYEVYRRYAITFGPITLLVAVFTLYTLEPEADWLLDRLLRYNTWYVWSIIAFLIGYVALWWKTKDKKIGRPRVAVVFVAIQYALATFAYGASHLPYIVYPYLTVNQAFTQINTFYSLLKVFTIGLAILLPGFVLFWRLFMKDKRYLEGKNS is encoded by the coding sequence ATGGTGCAGCCCATTGAACCATCCATTGCCATCCTGACGGTCTGGGTTGTGCTCTATATTTACAGCTTGGCCGGATCTATTGATTTTGGCGCCAGCTTTTGGGCGATGGTTCATGCGAACCAGCATACGCAGGCGGGCAAAATCGCCAACCGTTTTCTGTCGCCGACTTGGGAAGTGACCAATACCATCCTTGTGCTCCTGGTAGTGATGACCGTCGGATTTTTCCCGAAGGCTGCTTATATGTTGGGTACGGTGCTGATTGTGCCGGTCAGCATCATTATGCTCTTAATTTCAATCCGCAGCGCCTTTATGGTGTTTGCCTTTTCAGTCGAGCGGTACAGAAAGGCGTTGCAAGTGGTGTCGGGACTGACCGCTCTGTTTATCCCCGCACTTTTGATCAGTGCGTTGCCCGTCACCCAGGGGGGATTTGTGCAAATGATCCATGGGCAGGAAGAATTGTTATTCGGCAAATGGTTGACCAGCCCGTCTGTCTATTTGTACATTTTGTTCGGTTTGTCGTCGGAGCTCTTTTTGTCTTCGCTTTTCTTGGCCGATTATGCCAGGGAGTCGGGCGATGATAGCGCGTATGAGGTGTACCGCCGATATGCGATTACGTTTGGTCCGATCACGTTGTTGGTAGCGGTTTTTACGCTTTATACACTGGAACCGGAAGCAGATTGGCTGTTGGACCGGTTGTTGCGGTACAATACTTGGTATGTGTGGTCGATCATCGCTTTTCTCATCGGTTACGTGGCCTTGTGGTGGAAAACGAAGGACAAAAAGATTGGGCGGCCGCGGGTGGCGGTGGTGTTTGTGGCCATCCAGTACGCATTGGCTACTTTTGCCTATGGCGCGTCACACCTGCCGTATATCGTTTATCCGTATCTGACCGTCAATCAAGCGTTCACGCAGATCAACACCTTTTACTCCTTGTTGAAAGTGTTCACAATCGGGTTGGCGATTTTATTGCCAGGCTTTGTGTTATTTTGGCGCCTGTTCATGAAGGACAAGCGATATCTGGAAGGAAAGAACTCATGA
- a CDS encoding cytochrome ubiquinol oxidase subunit I — MDTVTLARAFFGTSLAFHIIFATLAIGLSAMVFLSELIHYWKKDRDFGILAKRWTKSVAILLGVAIPSGTIVGVQLSLLWPGFMRIVGQVIAVPFQVEIFAFFLEALALSIYVYGADRLRPPYRVIAAFLVTLGATASAVLITSVNTWMNTPAGFKVKPNGTIYDVDPWKAFFNPSFYETAYHVVVSALMTGAFVIASVAAYRLLKTSQAERLIHTKALMLSLVVAVAMSFLTALSGHESAQGLHEYTPEKLAAAEGLFKTQRYAPLAIGGYVDYRKKEIIGGIEVPYLLSFLAGNRFDTVVKGLEEFPRWTWPPAYTHTLFNVMVGIGFLLLGLAGLALLVWWLRKRNGQPWWPKWLLYLLLPTGPLSILGIEFGWIFSCSGRQPWTIYHIQTTAEAATKAEHLGALFVAFALVYLFLGTLVCLVLTHYFKRHPIALDLKSNETLGEDTHGAAH, encoded by the coding sequence ATGGACACAGTAACGCTGGCACGGGCGTTTTTTGGTACGTCGCTGGCTTTCCATATCATTTTTGCCACGTTGGCGATCGGTTTGTCTGCTATGGTTTTTTTGAGCGAATTGATCCATTATTGGAAGAAAGACCGTGATTTTGGTATTTTGGCCAAGCGTTGGACCAAAAGCGTGGCCATCCTGTTGGGAGTAGCTATTCCCAGCGGCACCATCGTCGGAGTGCAACTGTCCTTATTGTGGCCTGGGTTTATGCGCATTGTCGGCCAAGTGATTGCCGTTCCCTTTCAAGTCGAAATTTTTGCCTTCTTCTTGGAAGCGTTGGCTTTATCGATTTATGTTTATGGCGCTGACCGGTTGCGTCCGCCTTATCGGGTGATTGCAGCGTTTTTGGTGACATTGGGAGCGACCGCGTCAGCCGTTTTGATCACCTCCGTCAATACTTGGATGAATACACCGGCCGGCTTTAAAGTCAAGCCCAACGGGACGATTTATGATGTGGATCCGTGGAAAGCCTTTTTTAACCCCAGCTTTTATGAGACTGCATACCATGTTGTGGTCAGCGCGTTGATGACCGGCGCTTTTGTGATTGCTTCCGTTGCAGCTTACCGCTTGCTGAAAACCAGCCAGGCCGAACGTTTGATCCACACCAAAGCGTTGATGCTGTCTTTGGTAGTGGCGGTGGCGATGTCATTCCTCACCGCCTTGTCGGGCCATGAATCGGCGCAAGGGTTGCATGAGTACACCCCGGAGAAATTGGCGGCGGCGGAAGGCTTGTTTAAAACGCAGCGTTATGCACCGCTGGCGATTGGTGGTTATGTAGATTACCGAAAAAAGGAAATCATCGGTGGGATTGAAGTTCCTTATCTGCTTAGCTTTTTGGCGGGCAATCGCTTCGACACCGTGGTGAAGGGTTTGGAGGAATTTCCGCGCTGGACGTGGCCACCAGCCTATACCCATACCCTGTTCAACGTCATGGTCGGTATTGGCTTTCTATTGTTGGGTTTGGCGGGCTTGGCCTTGTTGGTTTGGTGGTTGCGCAAACGGAATGGTCAACCGTGGTGGCCGAAATGGCTGCTGTACCTTCTGTTGCCGACAGGCCCCTTGTCCATCTTAGGGATTGAATTCGGCTGGATTTTCAGTTGTAGCGGACGCCAACCTTGGACGATTTACCATATCCAAACTACGGCGGAGGCGGCGACGAAAGCGGAACATTTGGGGGCGCTATTTGTCGCGTTTGCCCTTGTTTACCTTTTCCTTGGCACGCTCGTTTGCTTGGTGCTCACCCATTATTTCAAACGCCACCCGATTGCCTTGGATCTTAAGTCAAACGAAACGTTAGGAGAGGATACCCATGGTGCAGCCCATTGA
- the uvsE gene encoding UV DNA damage repair endonuclease UvsE, producing MIVRFGFVAMSMRVKNASPSKNMTEKTLKQIGNRGLAAKKVIRLAKENLNNTKRILYHALAHDIRLYRFSSRLIPLAAHPAFQKVDFVRVLVPQLREIGQIVRENGMRVGFHPEHFTVLNSPRPEVIRSSVRDLIRQIRMLRAMGLDEAYKCNIHVGGAYGDKDVSAERFITTFRKLDSRIQAHICLENDDTTFTARETLEIAQTVGVPCVLDLHHHWLNHGKETLEELWPQIAQTWAKERFPPKIHVSSPRSESDPKSHADYVHPGDLVPFLRLAAGYGERLDIMIEAKRKDEALFRLMEELAKMPRINRIDQATIEVEK from the coding sequence ATGATCGTGCGCTTTGGGTTTGTGGCGATGAGCATGCGGGTAAAAAACGCGTCGCCCTCCAAAAACATGACGGAAAAAACATTAAAACAAATCGGTAATCGCGGGTTGGCTGCCAAAAAAGTGATTCGCCTGGCCAAAGAAAACCTAAATAACACGAAGAGAATTTTGTATCATGCGCTTGCCCACGACATTCGACTTTATCGTTTTTCTTCCCGCTTAATCCCCCTGGCCGCCCATCCGGCTTTTCAAAAGGTAGACTTCGTGCGTGTGCTTGTGCCCCAGTTGCGGGAAATCGGCCAAATCGTTCGGGAAAACGGCATGCGGGTAGGCTTTCACCCCGAGCATTTCACGGTCCTCAATTCACCGCGCCCGGAAGTGATCCGTTCCTCCGTGAGAGACCTGATCCGCCAGATCCGTATGTTGCGCGCGATGGGGCTGGATGAGGCGTACAAATGTAATATTCATGTTGGCGGCGCGTACGGGGACAAAGACGTTTCAGCCGAACGGTTCATTACCACATTTCGGAAGTTGGACTCGCGCATCCAAGCCCATATTTGTCTGGAAAACGATGATACCACGTTCACGGCCCGTGAGACGTTGGAGATCGCACAGACGGTGGGGGTGCCGTGCGTTTTGGATTTGCATCATCATTGGTTAAATCACGGCAAGGAAACCTTGGAAGAATTATGGCCACAAATTGCCCAAACATGGGCAAAAGAAAGGTTTCCTCCCAAGATTCATGTTTCCAGCCCCCGCAGCGAATCGGACCCCAAAAGCCATGCAGATTATGTCCATCCGGGCGATTTGGTGCCTTTTTTGCGTTTGGCCGCTGGGTACGGAGAACGCTTGGATATCATGATTGAGGCTAAACGAAAAGATGAAGCTTTGTTTCGACTGATGGAGGAATTGGCAAAGATGCCGCGCATCAATCGGATCGACCAGGCGACGATCGAGGTGGAGAAATGA
- a CDS encoding recombinase family protein produces MSAKYAVYVRVSTDKDEQVSSVENQIDICRNWLERNGYEWNEQNVYKDEGISGTVFLDRPAIQLLLEKAKRREIDMVVFKSISRLARDLKDSLEIREVLISHNVRIISVEEGYDSHKAGKNDMAFELWSLFSAQYSRTLSAGTAAALAAKVRRGEHIGRIPYGYRREDGFLVIDEEEAKVVRQIYDWYNSGWGYKRITNELNARGIKPKVKSKWQVTSVQRLIQNPIYCGDFILNQYTTVKVGGRRKQIRNPREKWIYFKNHHPAIISREEWRKANKSQEEALRRKITPWNEFRGLAKCSECGSNMVINSTSRKRRDGNRYWNYMKCSRYRRGGGCVNHDPILYEDFRALILKQLMEKGRSVSLNFTSDFEIRKEAELQQLMKTREQAENRKKNLVDLYLDQLISKQEFEERRREIEEQIQSLEDQIFLLRKREYTENNIQTIQEAFQLLEDQDQDLYKAFQVLIEEIQVHPDGTIDIAYTFEKPVS; encoded by the coding sequence ATGAGCGCGAAATACGCCGTCTATGTCCGGGTATCCACGGATAAGGACGAACAGGTCTCCTCTGTGGAGAACCAGATCGACATCTGCCGGAACTGGTTGGAACGAAACGGGTACGAGTGGAATGAGCAGAACGTATACAAAGATGAAGGAATCAGCGGCACTGTGTTCCTGGATCGTCCGGCCATTCAGCTTCTTTTGGAAAAGGCGAAGCGTCGGGAGATCGATATGGTAGTGTTCAAGTCCATCAGTCGTTTAGCTCGGGACTTGAAAGATTCTCTTGAGATCCGGGAAGTGTTGATTTCCCACAACGTTCGGATCATCTCAGTGGAGGAAGGCTACGACAGTCATAAGGCCGGCAAGAACGATATGGCCTTTGAGCTTTGGTCGCTGTTCTCGGCCCAGTACAGTCGGACGTTGTCTGCGGGGACGGCTGCTGCTTTGGCGGCCAAGGTCCGTCGTGGGGAGCACATTGGGCGAATCCCCTACGGATATCGAAGGGAGGATGGCTTTCTTGTGATCGATGAGGAGGAGGCCAAAGTGGTCCGACAGATTTACGACTGGTACAATTCCGGTTGGGGATACAAGCGGATCACCAATGAACTGAATGCCCGAGGGATCAAGCCCAAAGTAAAGAGTAAATGGCAAGTCACATCCGTTCAACGCCTGATCCAAAATCCCATCTATTGCGGAGATTTCATTTTGAACCAGTACACAACAGTCAAGGTTGGCGGCCGACGGAAGCAGATCCGGAACCCCCGGGAGAAGTGGATTTATTTCAAGAACCACCATCCGGCAATTATCTCACGGGAGGAATGGCGTAAGGCCAACAAGAGCCAGGAAGAAGCCCTCCGCAGAAAGATCACCCCGTGGAATGAGTTCCGTGGATTAGCAAAGTGCAGTGAATGCGGATCAAATATGGTCATTAACTCCACGAGTCGCAAGCGCAGGGATGGAAATCGGTATTGGAACTATATGAAATGTAGCAGATACCGGCGTGGCGGCGGCTGTGTGAATCATGACCCCATTCTTTATGAAGACTTTCGGGCGCTCATCCTGAAGCAGCTTATGGAGAAAGGCCGGTCCGTTTCCCTGAATTTCACGAGCGACTTTGAGATCCGGAAGGAAGCTGAGTTACAGCAGTTGATGAAGACCCGGGAACAGGCAGAGAACCGAAAAAAGAACCTGGTGGATCTCTATCTTGATCAATTGATCAGCAAACAGGAGTTCGAGGAAAGGCGCCGCGAGATCGAGGAACAGATCCAAAGCCTGGAGGATCAAATTTTCTTATTGCGGAAAAGGGAGTATACGGAGAATAACATCCAGACCATCCAAGAGGCTTTTCAGTTACTTGAGGATCAAGATCAGGATCTGTATAAGGCTTTCCAAGTACTGATCGAAGAGATTCAGGTTCACCCCGATGGAACGATTGACATCGCCTATACGTTTGAAAAGCCCGTGTCATAA
- the feoB gene encoding ferrous iron transport protein B has protein sequence MNKILALVGNPNAGKTSLFNILTGTRQYVGNWPGVTVEKKEGMIKKLPEYVLVDLPGIYSLSAQSLEEQLAVTYLLKESPHTLINIVDASNLERNLYLSVQLLEMGLPSVVCLNMMDIAKDRGLQIDVAALAQKLGAAVVPMVARKANGHDKLIDLLREGVQDATLTVPYPTEVEAAVRDLDTLLASSPLNFHPSRRWLALMWLEGNDTVEEILRHLLSAGLIQQMKAVRAACPADIEHRIRNARYDFIEKIICEVTQQSENLAGRTWSDRIDNLLLHPVLGIPIFLGFMYLIFQITFSWIGTSLSDQLDEWLSGPLTDWLKAGLTAMGSPNWFTQLMTDGVLAGVGSVLVFLPQIGILFFCLSFLEDSGYMARAAVLMDRFMSMIGLNGKAFIPLILGFGCNVPAIMATRTLEDPKSRLITALISPFMSCSARLSVYSLFVAAFFKHGGAAVVFTLYVTGIVVAILTAFLLKKFVHTEEGTFLLEMPPYRAPMLKSLLLHTWDKAKGFVRKAGTIIFGMSVLIWFLGHFSWHGFVPIEDSWLAAIGGLIAPLFAPLGFATWQAGVSLVTGFLAKEVVVSTMSIVYGAGDDGKLGDLLHHTFTQPVALAFLFFVLLYTPCVSTVVMMWRETGSSKWTLISVGYSLAIAWVVAFAVYHVSQLIL, from the coding sequence ATGAACAAGATACTGGCGTTGGTTGGAAACCCAAACGCAGGAAAGACGTCGCTTTTCAATATTTTGACCGGGACACGGCAATATGTCGGTAATTGGCCGGGCGTAACGGTAGAGAAAAAAGAAGGCATGATCAAAAAACTTCCTGAGTATGTACTCGTCGATCTGCCTGGCATCTACAGCCTGTCCGCTCAGTCTCTGGAAGAACAGCTGGCAGTCACTTACCTGCTTAAAGAGTCGCCGCACACGCTGATCAACATCGTAGACGCCTCTAACCTGGAGCGCAATCTCTACCTGTCCGTACAGCTACTTGAAATGGGGCTGCCGAGCGTCGTCTGTTTGAACATGATGGATATCGCCAAAGACCGTGGCCTGCAGATCGACGTCGCTGCCCTTGCGCAGAAACTGGGAGCCGCTGTCGTTCCAATGGTCGCACGCAAGGCAAACGGACACGACAAACTGATCGATTTGCTCCGCGAGGGTGTGCAGGACGCCACACTGACCGTACCGTATCCCACCGAGGTTGAAGCGGCCGTCCGCGATCTGGACACTCTGCTGGCCTCGTCTCCGTTAAATTTTCACCCGAGCCGTCGCTGGCTGGCCTTGATGTGGCTGGAAGGAAACGACACAGTAGAAGAAATCTTACGTCACCTGTTGTCGGCTGGGTTGATTCAGCAAATGAAGGCAGTACGCGCCGCTTGTCCCGCAGATATCGAGCACCGTATCCGCAACGCGCGTTACGACTTTATTGAAAAGATCATCTGCGAAGTGACACAACAAAGCGAAAATCTGGCGGGTCGCACCTGGAGTGACCGCATCGACAACCTTCTTCTGCATCCTGTACTCGGGATTCCTATTTTTCTCGGATTCATGTATCTTATTTTTCAAATCACCTTCAGCTGGATCGGCACTTCGCTGTCTGACCAACTCGACGAATGGCTCAGTGGCCCTCTTACGGACTGGTTGAAGGCTGGCCTCACCGCGATGGGCAGTCCGAACTGGTTCACTCAGCTGATGACGGACGGCGTGCTGGCTGGTGTCGGCTCAGTGCTTGTATTCTTGCCGCAGATCGGCATTCTGTTCTTTTGTCTTTCCTTTCTGGAGGACTCCGGCTACATGGCACGGGCTGCCGTGCTGATGGATCGCTTCATGTCAATGATCGGACTGAATGGGAAAGCGTTCATCCCGTTGATTCTCGGCTTCGGCTGCAATGTTCCGGCAATCATGGCAACTCGTACGTTGGAAGATCCGAAAAGCCGCCTGATCACTGCCCTGATTTCACCATTCATGTCCTGCTCAGCACGGCTATCGGTCTACTCTCTATTCGTAGCCGCTTTCTTCAAACACGGCGGGGCTGCCGTGGTATTCACACTCTACGTCACTGGGATCGTGGTGGCAATTCTAACCGCGTTTTTGCTGAAAAAATTTGTACACACCGAAGAAGGTACCTTTTTACTGGAGATGCCACCCTACCGTGCACCGATGTTGAAAAGTCTGCTCCTGCATACTTGGGACAAAGCCAAAGGTTTTGTCCGTAAGGCTGGCACCATTATCTTTGGGATGTCGGTGTTGATCTGGTTCCTCGGCCACTTTTCTTGGCACGGATTTGTCCCGATAGAGGATAGCTGGCTCGCCGCAATCGGCGGCTTGATCGCACCGCTGTTTGCGCCGCTCGGCTTTGCTACTTGGCAGGCAGGGGTGTCGCTTGTGACTGGCTTTCTGGCGAAAGAGGTGGTCGTGTCCACAATGAGCATTGTGTACGGTGCCGGAGACGACGGCAAGCTCGGCGATCTCTTGCACCATACTTTTACCCAGCCGGTGGCACTGGCGTTTCTGTTCTTTGTTCTACTCTATACACCGTGCGTGTCTACCGTGGTGATGATGTGGCGCGAGACCGGCTCCTCAAAATGGACACTGATCTCGGTTGGTTACAGTTTGGCAATAGCCTGGGTCGTGGCATTTGCCGTCTATCATGTCAGTCAGCTAATCCTTTAG
- a CDS encoding FeoA family protein, which produces MRLSDCNPGKKAKVIDLMVNPTYKKRILDLGMLPGTEVQIVRKAPFGGPIVVQVRGYQVSIRMTEAKNIEIESVS; this is translated from the coding sequence ATGCGTCTCTCCGATTGCAATCCAGGAAAAAAAGCAAAAGTGATTGACCTTATGGTAAACCCCACATACAAGAAGCGCATTCTCGACCTCGGCATGCTTCCGGGCACCGAAGTACAGATCGTACGGAAAGCTCCGTTTGGGGGGCCGATTGTCGTGCAGGTACGTGGTTATCAGGTCAGCATCAGGATGACCGAAGCAAAAAACATCGAGATCGAGTCCGTCTCGTGA